ACTGCAGAGAAGTCATTGATTGTTTTTCTTCCAAGAATCACGTCATAGGCTGTGGAGTCTTTTAGGACTACGAATTCAGATAGGATTGTCTTCTTCTGATTGCTTGTTCCTATGGTGATGGGGAGGGTAATTGAGCCATCTGGTTTGAGAAAGTTGTCCCCGAGTCCCGTGACGCCGTGGCGGTGTGTTTGGAGGTTGTTGTTGCGGAgcccgagcttgtcgaaggctccTCGGAAAAGGATGTTGGAGTCTGCGCCGGTGTCTACCAGTATCCTTCGTACTAGTCCTGTTCCGATTCTGGCTGAGATGACGAAGGGGGCATCTTCGGCCGAGGTGCCGTGTTGGCAATCCTCTGGTAAGAATGTTATCGTATTGTCGGTCGTGGCGATTGAAGCTTGGTTTCTGACGGCCATTACCTTGagatcttttttcattgttaGTTTTGACTTGCTTGACACGTCCTTGCCTATGATGACGTTCACTATGATGGTCGGGTCTTCCTCCGGGCTCTCCCTGGGGGGTAGCTTTTGAGTTCTCGGGTTACGCCCTTCTCTTTCCGGTGACTTGTCTCTTTCCGCGCGTCTTGGTTCTCTGATGATTTTGGCAAATTCCGGGAGTTTGCCGTCTCGTATGGCCTGTTCAAGAGTGTCTTTAAGGTCGAAACAATCTTGTGTTTTGTGGCCGTAACCTCGGTGGTAGTCACAGTAGAGGGTTTTGTTGCCTCCCGTCCTTTCTTTGAGTTGTCGGGCTCTTGGGATGATGCCTTGATCTGCTATTTGATGGTATATCTCCGTAATTGGTGCTGTTAGGGGCGTGTAATTAGAGAATTTGCCTATTCTCGGTGGTCGGTTGGCCGGCCTGGGGTGGTCCCGTTGATTCTCTTTGGGTGTTGGGTTATGACGGGGAGCCGAATTGCCGTGTTGGGTGGTGGCGTGCTGCCGCTTGTTGGCAACGACGACCTGGCTGACCTCTTCGTCATTGATGTAGTCTTTGGCGACGTTCTGGATTTCGTGCATGGTCCATACCGATTTAGTAGTGAGGTGCTTGCGGAAATCTTCATTCATGAGCCCGTTAGTCAGGCAAAGGCTCGCAACGGAATCCGTGAGTCCGTCGACCGTTAGGCATTCATCGTTGAAGCGGTCGAGGTATTTCCTTGTGGATTCTTCTTGCTTTTGTGTAACCCCTAACAGGCTGATGAGGTGTTTGGCTTTGGTGATTCTAGTCGTGAACTGGGCCATGAATTTTCGTGCTATGTCGTGGAAGCTGGCTATGGATCCGTTCGGGAGGGCGTTGAACCATTTGATCGCCGGTCCGGCAAGGGTTACCGGGAAGGCTCTGCACCGGACTGCGTCAGCCGCTCCTTCTAAGTTCATTCTGGCCTCGAAGGCCGTTAGGTGCTCCTGAGGGTCCTTGGTTCCATCATACTTCATGTCGGTGGGTTTGTCGAAACCTTTGGGGAGTTTCGCTCTTAAGATTTTTTCTGTGAAGGGTGTAGCCCCCATTATGGTGTGGTCGTTTCTCGTGCGTTTGGTGTTTCGGTATCTCCGATCCTCGTCCGAATCGTTTTGACGACTTAGATCATGGGAAGCGCTGCGGTGGTGTTTCTTGTTGTATCGCCGTTCGGGCGATTTCTCGTATCGGTGGTTGCGTGAGTCGCTGCGACCATCTCTCCTATCGTGTTGTCGGGTTGGCGACCTGCCGCGGTGGGATCTTGACCTGGAAGTCGCCTGGCTCCCGTGTTCgttgttgtgtttttctctgTTGGCCAGTTTGCCTTCGAGTTCCTGGACCTGGAGGCAGAGATCCTGGATGATCTGTGCCGCTTTGTCCCTGGCTTTCTCAGGATGTCGCGGGTCTGTGATGACGTGTTCGTTCGTGTGGTGGACAGTACTTGCTATTCTTGCTTGGTTTGTGACTTCCTGGTGTTCTGAGGCCGGACGGCGCGGTTGGGAGTCATCCTGGCTTGAAGAGTTTTCCTCCAGGACGCCCTCCATCCGGTTCGACTATCGCAAattccccacagacggcgccaatgtacaAGATGTCTCTGGTACGGGTTGAGAGGAGGATCGGGAATCTGCGGGTCGAGATGGATGTCGGGTTATCCGAGTGGAGCGGAGgggaggtacctgcaaagacactccgacgctcaagtcagaatggaTCTAACAGGTAGAAGGTGTGAGGAATGAGTGAGTGCCTGGAAGGACTTGGGTCCTCTTATTTATAGATGGTGGGtgttcttatcttatcttatctgaTCAAGATAAGACGGACGTGTGAATTCAAAAGTTGGTTAGGGCCAGTTTTTGGGCCTTTAGGAATTGGACCCGGGAAGCCGGGTAAGGCGCAGTCCCGGGTTCGGGATCCGTGGCCCGGGTCCGTAACaatacacaaatacattggtggttgattttagtagctgattttagtgacaaatagcatttttgtacagaaaaatattttctctaatgctgcatttttttcttcttctttttcttatttctttctttcttttagttaaatgaatgtaagttcattctcttccaagtaattttgcagcattatgtgttccttcttcttctttgtttgatttttttgtttttattcttattaagagagtaaaacaagaaaaacttgaaaaggtaaaacaaaaagaaaaaatgaataagaaaaaaaaagaagaagatggtgataatgatgaaaaaaaaccagcagaagatgaggaggaggaagaagaagagttctgaattatgcagaatttatcagaataaaaatacacccaaaatttcttaaaatacacccaaatatcttcatgttacacccaaatatcttcgttttacacccaaatttgcagCAAATATAGAAATGAATTATGCTACTTGTACACTAAAAGCAGCCACCAAAGTCAGCcatcagtataaaatacatactggaatacaaatatacattgaaaataaattaaaccacacatatatttatacacaaatacatttgtggctgattttagtagttgattttagtgtacaaatagcatttttgtacagaaaaatatttcctctaatgctgatttttttcttcttctttttcttatttctttcttttttttagttaaatgaatgtaagCTCATCATTTTCCAAggagcattatgtgtttcttcttcttctttgtttgattttttatttttattcttattaagagagtaaaacaagaagaaacttgagaaggtaaaaaaaagaaaaagatgaataagaaaagaagaagaaaaagatggtgatgatgatgaaaaaaaaaagaagcagcagaagatgaggaggaggaagataAAGAGTTCTAAATTATgtagaacttatcagaataaaactACACCCAAAATTCCTCAAAATACACctaaatatcttcgtgttacacccaaatatttTCGTTTTAgacccaaatttgctgcaaatacagaaatgAGTTATGCTAcgtatacactaaaattagccaCCAAAGTCAGCCACcagtataaaataaatactggaatacaaatatatatattgaaaataaattaaactacacatgtatttatacacaaatacattggtggctgattttagtagctgattttagtgtacaaatagtatttttgtacaaaaaaatattttctctaatgctacatttttttcttctgaattGAACCACACCTCAGccacttgattggattcaaaacaataaaagGATGAGAAGACTTGTAAAGACTTGTATATGAGAAAAACGCTTGTATGTGGAGAACAAACTACTCATCAATACTATAGAGGGGCtgcaaaatacacccaaaacaCACTATATTAAAACAAGCATAAACTATAGAATGCAAATAGAACTATAAAaccattataaaaaataacaaaaattagattcatgaatcatcattaaacaaaaactaaaacaattcaactaaaagaataaTACAATTCACCCTCAGTGAGATGAAAAATCAATAACTGTAAATACACCTAAACTTTCCTAAAATATACCCAAATATTCCTGATTTACACCCGAACGTCTGATATAAAATGAAGAAAATTCATCAGAACTAGTGTAACACCCCAATtagcctaagccttacctcgcaTCGTAAAGaaaaggttaatcaaaggttacgacagttctaagctgttacatatattatatagaaAGAATTAATAATATCTAGAAGGCCGATGAAGAATATAGCTCCAAAAACGGGATTTGAAAAGCGCAAAACGTACTAGCGAATATTCTAGCTTAAAACACAAGAAGCAGGTAACAAATAACAAAACATCGTAGTATATAGTGTAATATCATAAGACACTAGCCACGACTCGTGGAGTTTAAGCTGGCTAGCCATATACAGACCGTGTATGAAACCAGACAgtaaaaacagcttatacaagttttgttctcttAATACAAGCCTCTAGGCCAAAGTAagatacaaaagtgagagacatatatatataataaatcaaAAGACTCCAAAAGATAGCTCAAACCCTCCGCTCCTGTCACCAATCAGACAACTCActgaggtgggttgcgacctgcatctgaaaaatacaacagaatatggtatgagaaccggaggttctcagtatggtaacagtgcccagtgatgtaggatataagaccctgggacgccaaaggcaatcttAGACTCCGTATCCATCACAAGAATTCAAGCTTAAAGCATACTAAACCAAAACAGCATAATATGTAATTCCTCAATACAACTTAAGCCGTAGAACCATAAAAGGGTAATCTATCTTAGGGAATTTCTACTCTAATCAACCACCGCTGTCCCACAACCTTCACCAACCAATCCGCCATgtgatcccatcgccaccgccttccaAACTTCCTCAACTCCAGTAAAGCACAAGTATATACAATacaagtaaagcacaagtagAGGCATATACAACAATTAATACAAGTAGCAATTAGACATGTCCAACAGATAGGGAAAGCAATATCAAGTCGGCAAAGCATACAAGCAGGtagaaaatgcatatgatgaatgtctgtccTACTGGCTATCATATCACATTGTctgttcaactgccaacccgacacatctccatggaaaTGTTGCCCTTCAGAATCATGGTgtgggaacccccgagatatagtgctcggatCACTATCCAGGGTTTTGCGCCTGTACGCTCTGATAATCTGAAGGGATGTGAGCGGGATCTCTTGCCTCCGTCCTCACATCTAAGCGCAAgagggattaaccaccgtccttacgccgccgccgctacctcgacaggcgggattaaccaccgtccctgccgggcgcatagcgtctcataTCCTCAGTATAAAACAGTAGTACAACGATTTTCGAAAACATTTCTTTTAGGACAAAATGAACACATCACTTCATTCAGAGTCCTCGACTCTTTTCAACCACTGTTCCTTTACATTTCAATTCCTTGATCTCGCATCTCATTCATCAACCATTCATCACACATCATCGAACCTTCCCCAGTACAACAGAAACTTAGCACTCCGTTTGCTAACTTTTCCCAAATAATAGTGTCTAAGACCCTTAACCCATTTTCCGTGTTTGAGCACCCCAAAAATATGCCCAAAAGTCTTAAAAAGGTATTATGGAAGCTTACAACCTCGTTGGtaaggtgaaatagttgaaaataaagcaaaatTTGAGAAACAGGGCGTGTGCATCCGCACAagggtgtgcgtacgcatagatATCAAAACATAAAAGGGTCTGTCCACTCGCACAACCTGTGCGAGCACCCCCAACAGATTGGCCTCCCCAATGTGCGCGTGCGCACaggtctgtgcgtacgcacaggttgCAATTCTCCCATtggtgtgcgcacgcacaagcTGTGCCAGCGCTGCAGGCAGATTGCCTACCTCTGCGTGTGCAGATGCATaggtctgtgcgtacgcacaggtcaCCATTTACGCaggctgtgcgtgcgcacataccaGAAAACTCAGAATTCTGTAACTTTGCAAAATTTCcaattttcaacaccaatttttgaatgattataaattcctctacaaaattccaaatttcaCAATCTTTATACCGGTTTAAAGggttttcaaagatctttaattttaaataaatttcaaccaattttgaaaatcgaggcaaaagttatgatcaaacAAAGTTTACCAAAATTCCACTTTTACCCAAAATCACAACTTTCACAATTGCTTTGCAAAACACAatcaaaaccaaaccaaaccattcCCAAACTCCACCCTTCATCAAAATCAACCCTCTATGTCTTACCACACCAAAATTACCACATTTTGCTTCACTTTTTCCTCATCCACAACATCCATATCAATATATCTCATATATCAAactttattaataaaaatccaactACATTACCAATCAATCAACACCCACATCTCATTTATCAACATAATTCATTTCTCAATTTCACAATTCATTTATCCTCATCATATCACTATTAATCATCATTTCATCAAACATCATGATACAATCACATCCAACAATTCAACAACTAATCAAATTCAatcctatcctatgggtcactagcctaagtgtccatgaatattatatactacatagagaaaaccgaaaccatacttTGGCCGATTCCCAATATAAACCAAATGAGCTTCCAACCACCAATGTAGCTCCAACAAGCTCCAAACTCACAATAATCAagctatatacatataaatcaccacaaaatcaacctagggctcaacATAAATCAAAGTTCACAAGAGATCAAAGCCTCTTACCTTTTTCAACAGATTTGGATGGCAAAATCCAAAGTTAAGTAAGGATTAGAGTGAACATAAAcatcaagaatcacaaaaatTCACTTAGCCATGAATCCTAGGTACCCAAAATTTTGGAGAGGAGAATTGGAAGGATTTAGAGCTTACCTCTAGAGTTTCTTGGGtgagttttgtagagctctccgcaaAAAATGTGTAGCCGCTAGCGGCACACAAATCGGAGCTCTAGAACTCAAGATATGAGCTTGAGAAGATTGAGGTGATTAGGGTTCAACCTCTTCTTCTCTCCCTCTTTCAAATCTGAAGTGTGTGTATTTATGAGGCTACGGTTCATTAAATGAAcctttatatatgttggacttgggcccaacttgggcccggttcaatccgttagcgtttttagcTCGTTTGGCCCAACTTCGGGTCAGacctttaaaattaacgccCGGTTTTTCATTTCTACtgtttttctaaggtttttgtCTGTCTCAACTTTTCTCGCGCAGCACCGGACAGACTTGTACTAGTTCAACTGCCGGTTCGCAGTTTTTTACGGTTTTTCGCAGAAAATACATTTTCTAACTCGGGAAGACCCACTGAATCCAAAAATGATGTTTAAAACCTCAAATTCTCATTCTATCTTTTCGGAATCAAATTTGGGCCATATAACTACTTAATTAATCGGTTTGATTAATTGCGGTTCTTACAACTAGTACATTAAATTCAATTCAGACAAGAAATAATGAATAGCAAATTTCACAGACAAGGTTCACGCATTATTCAATTACACAATTATAAACTAATAACTGGATTCgaattcaaattcaataattAACTGGAATTAAACCACACCTCAGGAACTTTATtggattcaaattcaaaattcactTCGCTCTGATTCAGTTGATAATCTGAAGTTGAatcatccattatcttcaaaacggtTTCAGAGCTTAATTTCAGAAACaatagaaaacaagaaaaacgaaGAAAGAGAACAGAGAGAGAAACTTACGTAAACTGCGAAGGAGAAGGAAGAGAGAAACGCACGAAAGAGATCGAAGAGAAAAGACAAGAAAACCTAGAAGgaattcaaaaaagaaaacgaaatcCTTTCGAAAAAGGAAGTTATGTATTTGCGTgttgattgattaaaaaatctGTTAAGGAGGCGCGTGAAACATATATGCCATAAGAGGCACGTTTTAGGGATTAGGGATTTTTAGGACTTGTATGACTTGTATAGTTAAAAGGCTTGTATGTGGAGATTAAtcctttatatttttatataaaaattagtttcCTTATATCAGAGATAGTTAGGATTAATTTGGATtgacttttaaaaaaaagtaggtattttttcatttttttaaaatgtcttCTTTTAAATAGATATATTTGGATTTGgataggttttttttttaaaaaaataaagtatcaaaacttcttttacttttatttttctttatggGTAAGATATTATTGactttttaaaaaagtaaataatttgtttatcaaaaaattttttttaaaaaaaaatacatataaatatgGTTAAATTTAATAgaagtattttatttttgaaaaaaaaattaccttttTACTCAgaaaaaccaattaaaaaaaaacttattccAATGGATTTTTTTagattcaatttaattttttatctaaaataaaactttttaaagtgactatttacataaaaataattagaataatCTTTATATAGAGATATTAGCTAATGTTGTTTTGATGGTAGTTATTATCTTTACATGGATAGTGATATTGTTTTTGGGGTTCATAAATAGTGATATTTCTTAATATCTAAGCAAAATATTAGTCTCTTGAGagcattttctctttttttttttaataccaaaaataataataaaaacaagaTTTCCccaaatttttgttattaaatggTGCAGGATATTTTAAAAAGGTAAAATGTGCTGATTTTCACTTGGGAGGTTCAACTCCAATTCAAACAGAATAGAAAAATcacaacaaaaattaaaaataaataaagaaagaaagaaaaaccgAATAATATAAAGATCTAAATgcaattaagataaaaattagatatgataactgaaaaaaaaaaaagaagaagataaaattaGATATGAtagcttttaatttttttattttccgtGATCTTTCaagataaaaaagatataatttattttgagggtgtatatttttataaatagatGCGAAAACTAAAGATAATAAACCCCTCTCAAAAGTAAAATAGAGATTCCCAAACACACACAAAACCAATTGTGCCCTAATCtcgctttctctctctttcacATCATCACTCTCTCCGATCAACGCTTCTGCCGTCGTAGCTCACCAAGTAATTCGTTTTTCTTCTTGCGCTCTCTGTTTTACCCATTCGATTTTCTCTTCCGTTTAATTCACTTCTTCAATCGATTCCAACTAGTGTCTCTGTAGTGGTGCCCATTGGAAAagaaaaaactaacaaaaagtaGTTTTGTTGGGATTCCTTGTAATATGGATCGGATCTTTGTGCTCGAAATTAGGAGAAGCTGTAATTCTCCAAGATGCTTAATTTCTAAAGGGGGAATTTTTTTTCCTTCAGGGATTGGGATACGGGTTTTGCTTGGAGTGTTTTTATTGAATTGGGATAGGGGTTTTTGCTTGTTATACGTGTTTTGGTTGTAGTGTTTGTattgaattgaacttcaatGCTAGAAAATTCCGCTTTTTTCGTCCTGGTTGTTAGAACCCTGATTAGCAAGTTACCTCTGTAATTAAGCTCATTAGTTTATTTGATTGTTCCAAACTTCTATGTTATCCATTGAGAATGCGAGCTTGTTTGTTCGTTGAGGAATCAGCTAGGAAGCAATAGCACTATAGAATTTCTACTCTTTTTTTCACTCTATATTTCAGAATCATTGTAATTGTTTTGGTTCTTTCTTTTATAGTTGTTGTTTTCTTTTGGGGGGTGGGGGTTGGTGGTTTACAAGGGGGAAGAGAGCAAGCTTAGTAAAATCTAGAATAGTTCAATAATGATGTTTCCTcaaaatatgattttgaaatcatgaaaaaaCTTTTGGCTGCCAGCTTTTGTAGAATTATGACCCTGTATCGTTTACTCCGTATCTGCCTGATTGGTTTTAGTTTGCTTGAGGAGGTGTTTGTTTCAGATATCTGACTAATAAATTTGTTCATGCGTATTTATGCAGTTGATCAGCTGCTATTTTGCTATTCTGTTTTGTCAAAGAAGTGCACACAGCAAAATGGACGATTGGGGTAAGATTCTGATTATGGTTTTTTCTTTAGCTGTTgcttatagttttttttttttttttaatatcttaaTTGGTTAAAAATGTACTTTattggaaagaaaaaaaatgtccACATGTATGGTGAACCTTAACCTCACTTGAAGCTGAACGAACTTATCTtaatcttaatttttatttgttgcTAATAGATGGAATTTTTAAAATGGCAGGACTTAAATAATAAGATacgttaaaaattaaaatctcgCACTTTCCTTTATCCTTTTGAACTGAAATTTTCATTATTGATCAATTGTATTCCCAAATTGTGTGGCTAAAAGCAGTGCTAATCTAAGTGCTACTAAATCTACTGTAATAAATAATCATTCAATTCAAGTATAATATGTTATcccattttattttgtattgttGTTTATTTGACCAATTTTGTGTCTTTGTTTTAGAGGATGAGCAAATTGCACCTATTGACCTTAACAAAAAGGAAGTGACTAAAAGTAAATGGGATGATGAAGATGTGGATGAAAATGATGTAAAGGAATCATGGGAGGATGAAGATGAGCCTGCACCGGTATGAACATTTAAAATAATGTTGCTTAATTACGCATGAATATGGTTGTGTACTTGTGTAACATATACTACACATGGCCTTTTAAATACTTAAATGCAATCAAAACTACATTTTTCCTTTTAATCCTTTGCATGATGCAGATTACCAGATGTCTATATTTCTAATAgttttttagtaaaatatattatattaatattaacatAATAAGATTAATTTGTTTTAACTTTTTGCTATTAGATTTTCAATTTTAGTTTTGCTTATCCATGTTCTTTTGGAAGATAACTGTGGGAGTAGGGTAGGATTGAGTTCATGTACTCTATAATAGTCTACCATATTCTAGTTATCCAGTTTTATCAAATATTGTACTTGAGTGTCATGATTGCTTTTATGAAGTGATGCTCCGTTTCTTATAATTACGATCTTTTGGGATTTGCTcctttattattaaatttgtgtattttttgcATTATATTGGCAGGCACCGGCACCTGCCCCTAAAACAACCGAAAAGGCTCCTAAAAAATCTGAAAAAGCTACTGAAAAGAAGGGAAAGAATGTAGAACCAGTAAAGGAAGAACCATTGGATCCTGTGGCTGAAAAACTTAGACAACAAAGGTATTTCTCTTAAATTAAGTTAGTTTACCTTACGTGTCTTTTGAAGTATTGTTTTAGTTAACAGCTGTAAATACCATACAAAATGCTCAGGTAGCAAGTTTAGGTTTGCCATGTATACTGGTTAGGAAGATGTAGTTGTGAGCAAGTGCTCATTGTAAGTCTAGTACAATGAACATTCTATTAGAGCTAGATCTAGTTTGGTTTCATTATAGGACACACTTAGTGCGGTGATTTTTAAAGTGTACTTTGACTGACTGTGGTGCTTACTGCTTACATGAGATGAAGAGCTGTCTTTTACTTTTTGGTTAGAGAACTATCCATAAAAGATAAGAGATTGTTAAAGGGGTAGGTAATGGATGATCCTAGTATGGAAGTAAAAAGTTTGCACTTTGCAATCAGTAATCTTCCTAACAAATACTGTAATGCATATGAGCACTACAGTACCTAACGCAATCCACAAAAATGATTCACTTTAATCTATGAGGTGAGTACTATATATAGGCCAAGGAACCAATAATACTCCTGATTTATGGTTTAAATCAGTGTTGGGTGTAACGGGATATATATTTTTGTCTAATGCATCATTccaattaaatttgattttaagtCATGATAGTGATAATGTATCTTTTGCTGGATTGCTTATGTTTCCCATCTAACTCTAAACTCTATAACAGACTGGTTGAAGAAGCAGATTATAAGTCTACCAAAGAATTGTTTGGTGGTGGGGGGAAAGATGAGAAGAACCTTGATACTTTCATACCCAAGTCAGAGAGTGATTTCTCGGAGTATGCAGAGCTTATCTCACACAGGCTTCGTGCttttgaggtgactttgaaacTTCTTCTTTCCCCTCTGTATTCAATATTTGTTGAAATGGCATCCTA
The genomic region above belongs to Arachis stenosperma cultivar V10309 chromosome 5, arast.V10309.gnm1.PFL2, whole genome shotgun sequence and contains:
- the LOC130979218 gene encoding uncharacterized protein LOC130979218 produces the protein MDDWEDEQIAPIDLNKKEVTKSKWDDEDVDENDVKESWEDEDEPAPAPAPAPKTTEKAPKKSEKATEKKGKNVEPVKEEPLDPVAEKLRQQRLVEEADYKSTKELFGGGGKDEKNLDTFIPKSESDFSEYAELISHRLRAFEKSYHYIGLLKAVMRLSMVQLKGADAKDIASSVTAIANEKIKAEKEANAGKKKGGKKKQLIVEKPDDDFASSDRYEALDDYDFM
- the LOC130981176 gene encoding uncharacterized protein LOC130981176, whose amino-acid sequence is MEGVLEENSSSQDDSQPRRPASEHQEVTNQARIASTVHHTNEHVITDPRHPEKARDKAAQIIQDLCLQVQELEGKLANREKHNNEHGSQATSRSRSHRGRSPTRQHDRRDGRSDSRNHRYEKSPERRYNKKHHRSASHDLSRQNDSDEDRRYRNTKRTRNDHTIMGATPFTEKILRAKLPKGFDKPTDMKYDGTKDPQEHLTAFEARMNLEGAADAVRCRAFPVTLAGPAIKWFNALPNGSIASFHDIARKFMAQFTTRITKAKHLISLLGVTQKQEESTRKYLDRFNDECLTVDGLTDSVASLCLTNGLMNEDFRKHLTTKSVWTMHEIQNVAKDYINDEEVSQVVVANKRQHATTQHGNSAPRHNPTPKENQRDHPRPANRPPRIGKFSNYTPLTAPITEIYHQIADQGIIPRARQLKERTGGNKTLYCDYHRGYGHKTQDCFDLKDTLEQAIRDGKLPEFAKIIREPRRAERDKSPEREGRNPRTQKLPPRESPEEDPTIIVNVIIGKDVSSKSKLTMKKDLKVMAVRNQASIATTDNTITFLPEDCQHGTSAEDAPFVISARIGTGLVRRILVDTGADSNILFRGAFDKLGLRNNNLQTHRHGVTGLGDNFLKPDGSITLPITIGTSNQKKTILSEFVVLKDSTAYDVILGRKTINDFSAVIFTKYLLMKFRTDDGSVGTIHGDREVAAKCDNTSLALRKKSRDAAEIFLADLDARQDGQPRPEPEGDMEKLQIGPTKEEYTFINRNLPYNLKEELSQLLKQNRDLFAFTPADMPGINPDLMSHHLAVDPQAKPVAQRRRKMSPDRAAEVKNQVKALLEANFIRELPYTTWLANVVLVRKSNGKWRMCVDYTDLNNACPKDAFPLPNINGLVDAASGHRYLSFMDAYSGYNQIPMHRPDKEKTAFITPDGTYCYAVMPFGLKNAGATYQRLVNKIFRDLTGNKLEVYIDDMLAKTESSEQLINDLKVIMNTLREHQMWLNPVKCAFGMEAGKFLGFMITQRGVEANPEKCRAVLEMTSPKNLKDIQKLTGRLTALSRFLGASAQKTIPFFKLMKKGTPFKWETECEEAFQHFKRVLSEPPILAKPQTGETLYLYLSITEEALAAALIREDEKKEQKPVYFISKVLQDAKTRYSRLEKLAFALFTASRRLRQYFQAHPVSVRTDQAVKQVLQKPDLAGRMLAWSIELSQF